Genomic DNA from Lutibacter sp. A80:
TCTGCTTTTGAAGCCATATATTCTTGTTCAGATGCATGTTTACATTTTTCTTCGTAAGGTGCTGCTTTTGGAGATTTTCCACCTTCTAAATAATGTTGTAACAATCTATGTGTCATAACATCTGGATAACGACGAATTGGTGATGTAAAATGGCTATAATAATCAAATGCTAGACCGTAATGACCTATATTATCGGTGGTATAAACCGCTTTACTCATTGATCTAACAGCAAGTGTTTCAATCATATTTGCTTCACCTTTACCGTGTACATCTTTTAATAATTTATTTATTGAAGAAGATGTAGTTTTATTATTTTTTAAATCTATTTTATTTTTATAACCAAACTTACTAACAATAGTTTGAAGCGATAGTAATTTTTCTTCATCTGGTTCGTCATGAATTCTGTAAATAAATGTATTTTTACTTGGAGCTCCTTTTTTTGTTCCAACAAATTCAGCTACTTTTCGGTTTGCTAACAACATAAATTCTTCAATTAGTTTATTAGCGTCTTTAGATTCTTTAAAAAACACGCCTATTGGCTCTGCTTTTTCATTTAAATTAAATTTAACCTCTACCCTATCAAAAGTTATTGCACCTTGCTGTAAACGCTTTTTACGAATTTTTTTAGCCAATTTATTTAACGTTAAAATTGCAGTAGCAATTTCTGGTTTTACTGTATAAGCTTCACCTGTTATAGAAATTTCAGAAGAGACTTCACAATTTAAAGAAGCCGTATCAATTGCACCTGAAGTAATAGTATTATTTTCTATAATTTCTTGTGCTTCTTCATATGCAAAACGCTTATCGGAATAAGTGATAGTTCTACCAAACCATTGGTTTAAAACATGTCCTTTATCATTCATTTCAAAAACTGCAGAAAATGTTAATTTTTCTTCGTTTGGGCGTAAAGAACATACTCCATTTGATAATACTTCAGGTAACATTGGTACTACCCTATCTACCAAATATACCGAAGTTGCTCTTTGATAAGCTTCATCTTCTAAAATTGTATTTTCTTGAACATAATGTGAAACATCTGCAATATGAATTCCTATTTCATAATTTCCATTTTCTAATACTTCAAAAGATAAGGCATCATCAAAATCTTTAGCATCTTTTGGATCTATGGTAAAAGTTAAATCTTTACGCATATCTCTTCGTTTTGCAATTTCTTTATCTGTAATTTCAAAAGAAAGTTTACTTGCTTCAGCCTCTACTTTTTCAGGAAATTTATATGGTAAACCGTACTCTAATAATATAGAATGCATTTCGGTTTCGTGATCTCCTGGCATACCTAAAATTTCTATAATTTCACCAAAAGGATTTTTAGAATTTCCAGGCCAATCAGTCATTTTTGCTAATACTTTTACACCATCTTCAGCACCTTTTAATTTATCTTTTGGAATAAATAAATCGGCATACATTTTAGAATCGTCTGCAATTAAAAATCCAAAATTTTTATTGAGTTGTAAAACACCTACAAATTCAGTTTTTGCACGTTTAATAATTTCTACAACATCACCTTCTTGTTTTTTACTATTTCTACGGTTATATAAATATATTTTTACAGTATCTTTATCTAAACCTTTATTTAAATTGCGCGATGGTATATAGATATCTTTTTCTAATTCATCACAAATAAAATAGGCGTTTCCATTAGAAGTAACATCTAATTCACCAATATAATATTTATCTTTAGGAACAACTTTAAATTTTCCTCTTTCAACTTCTTCAACTTTTTTTTGTCCCTTTAATTCTTCTAATTTTTGAATAATTTGGTTGCGTCCATTAGCATCTGAAATAGCTAATTTAGCGGCAATTTGTTTATAATTTAAAGAATTACCGTTATGATTTAACAATTGTAAAATTTTTCTAGTTAAATCTTTGATTATGTTTCCTTTTTTTTTGTAATTCAATTTTCTTTTCGACATTTATTTTTATTTAATTATTATCAAAAGTACAAATAATTACACTTCAACTACGTTAATTATTAGTTATATAAATAACTATTTGTATTTTGTAACACTATTTAATTTGGTTGTAAATGAATTCAAAATGGTTTGTTATTATAAATCCTACTTCTGGTAATGGAGCTTCAAAAAAGAAATGGCCTTTAATTTTTAACGAATTAAAACAGCAACAATTTAATTTTGAATATATTTTTACAACACATAAATTTCATGCAGAAGATTTAGTTAAAAATGCTATTAATAAAGGATTTAAAAAATTTATTAGTGTTGGTGGTGATGGAACTTTACATGCTATTGTTAACGGTATTCTAAGTTTAAATAATAAACTAAATACTCTTGAAATAAAAATTGGAATAATTCCTATTGGAACTGGTAATGATTGGGTAAAAACATACAAAATTTCTAAAAATTACAAAGAAGCTATACAAATAATTAAAGCCGAAAATACGATCCAACAAGATATTGGAAAAATGACTTTAAAACCTGAAAATAAGGTTATTTACTTTAATAATTTAGCAGGAATTGGGTTTGATGGCTTTGTTGTTAATAAAGTTCATAAATACAAAAATTTAGGTTCTTTAGCATACTTAACTGGTGGTTTAGTAGGTTTATTTAGTTTTAAAAAACCATTACTAGAAATAAAATTTAATACTACTGTTTTAAAAAGTACTACCTTATTATTAATTATTGGTATTTGTAAATATTCTGGTGGAGGTATGCAATTAACTAAAAATAAGAGTACTACAAATGGATATTTTGATATAACCTTTGTAAAAAATATTACGTTTTTTCAACTTTTAGCAAATATTTTAGGTTTATTTAATGGGAAAATAACCGATAAAAAATTTGTAGAAAATTACAAAACTAAGCAACTAGAAGTTAAAGTTTTAGATAGTAATAAAACGTATATTCAAGCAGATGGAGAATTGATTGGTTCAGGAGATTTTAAGGTAGCATTATTACCTAAAACATTGTCTTTTATTATACCAAAAACTACTAAAGAAGTAAAAAGTTAAAATTTTCTTAATTTTATTGTAATAAATGTTAAATTAATTCGTCTATAAGATAGAACACCTAATTAATGAAACCATTATATAAAATAATAATTTTATTTCTACTTATATTTTTTATAGGTATTTATTTTACAGTAAATAGTATTAATACTTATTTTGCTTCTCAAGACTGTATTGAAATTGTTACCCTACCTACTCAAGTTTTAAAACTATAATTATAACTTTTACTATTAATTTTTAAAATCATTTTACTTTTTAATTTAAAATTTGATTTTAATAGATGTTATTAACATATATATATATTATAAAAAGAATTTTAAAAATTTTAAAAAATATTTTTTGTTATTATAGTTTGTTAATATGTACAATAACTAAGCACTTTTAAATTTTGATATATCACTTATTAAAAATAACTAACAAGTTATATTTTTTTAATAGCTTAAAAATCAATAAAATTATATAGGTTATTAACATTATGTTAATAGTGTTAATTAACCAATTTATTGAATAACATTTTGCTTAAAAAATGTTTATAACGGTTTAAAAAATGTTTATAACTTGAAATTAAAAATGAATAAATAAATTTGGAAAATTAAAGTACGTTTTAGCATTAATCTTTTTAATTTATATATCAAAAAAAAGTTTTCTTTTTTAAGTATAAACTTATCCACATTGTTAGTAAAATTTAAATCAATTGTAAATCAATATTTTAAAAAATACTATTAACAATTACTTTTTTTACTGTTAATAAGCGTGAATTTGTACTTTTGTACTCTAATCTTATTAACAAAACAATAATTATGGTAATTGCAATTGGTAACGATCACGCTGGAACACAGTATAAATTCGAAATTATTAAACTTTTAGAAGGTAAAGGTATAAAAGTTTTAAACTTTGGAACCGATTTAAACGATAGTATGGATTATCCAGACGCTATCCATCCTGTAGCAAATGCTGTAGAAACTGGAGAAGCTACTTTTGGAATTATTTTATGTGGAAGTGGAAATGGAGCTCAAATGACTGCTAATAAACACCAAGGTGTACGTGCAGCGCTTTGTTGGAATAATGAATTGGTAGAACTTACACGTTTACATAATAATGCTAATATATTAAGTATTCCTGCTCGTTTTGTTTCTTTACAACAAGCTTTGGGTTTTGTAGAAGTATTTTTAAACACTCCTTTTGAAGGTGGAAGACACCAAAATAGAATTGAAAAAATACCAACAAAATGTTGTTAATTTTTTAAGTAAAAAAAAGCAATTAAAATGGGACATAACCATGAACATCATCATCCCACAATAACTGGAAAAAATTTATTATTTTCAATTATACTAAATGTAGCTATAACAGTTGCACAGTTAATAGGTGGTTTTATTTCTGGTAGTTTAGCTTTAATTTCAGATGCTGTTCATAATTTTTCAGATGTTATTTCTCTTATTATTAGCTATATAGCAAATTTATTAGCCAACAACAAAAAACGCACTAAAACATCTACTTTTGGTTATAAACGTGCAGAAATTATTGCTGCATTTATAAATGCTACTACTTTAATTGTTGTTGGT
This window encodes:
- the rnr gene encoding ribonuclease R translates to MSKRKLNYKKKGNIIKDLTRKILQLLNHNGNSLNYKQIAAKLAISDANGRNQIIQKLEELKGQKKVEEVERGKFKVVPKDKYYIGELDVTSNGNAYFICDELEKDIYIPSRNLNKGLDKDTVKIYLYNRRNSKKQEGDVVEIIKRAKTEFVGVLQLNKNFGFLIADDSKMYADLFIPKDKLKGAEDGVKVLAKMTDWPGNSKNPFGEIIEILGMPGDHETEMHSILLEYGLPYKFPEKVEAEASKLSFEITDKEIAKRRDMRKDLTFTIDPKDAKDFDDALSFEVLENGNYEIGIHIADVSHYVQENTILEDEAYQRATSVYLVDRVVPMLPEVLSNGVCSLRPNEEKLTFSAVFEMNDKGHVLNQWFGRTITYSDKRFAYEEAQEIIENNTITSGAIDTASLNCEVSSEISITGEAYTVKPEIATAILTLNKLAKKIRKKRLQQGAITFDRVEVKFNLNEKAEPIGVFFKESKDANKLIEEFMLLANRKVAEFVGTKKGAPSKNTFIYRIHDEPDEEKLLSLQTIVSKFGYKNKIDLKNNKTTSSSINKLLKDVHGKGEANMIETLAVRSMSKAVYTTDNIGHYGLAFDYYSHFTSPIRRYPDVMTHRLLQHYLEGGKSPKAAPYEEKCKHASEQEYMASKAERDSIKYMQVKYMEDHKDQEFEGVISGVTEWGIYVEIIENKCEGMVRIRDIKDDYYLYDEKQYALVGQATKNLYQLGDQVLIKVKNTDLERKHLDFTLLEKIEK
- a CDS encoding diacylglycerol kinase family protein; the encoded protein is MNSKWFVIINPTSGNGASKKKWPLIFNELKQQQFNFEYIFTTHKFHAEDLVKNAINKGFKKFISVGGDGTLHAIVNGILSLNNKLNTLEIKIGIIPIGTGNDWVKTYKISKNYKEAIQIIKAENTIQQDIGKMTLKPENKVIYFNNLAGIGFDGFVVNKVHKYKNLGSLAYLTGGLVGLFSFKKPLLEIKFNTTVLKSTTLLLIIGICKYSGGGMQLTKNKSTTNGYFDITFVKNITFFQLLANILGLFNGKITDKKFVENYKTKQLEVKVLDSNKTYIQADGELIGSGDFKVALLPKTLSFIIPKTTKEVKS
- the rpiB gene encoding ribose 5-phosphate isomerase B — encoded protein: MVIAIGNDHAGTQYKFEIIKLLEGKGIKVLNFGTDLNDSMDYPDAIHPVANAVETGEATFGIILCGSGNGAQMTANKHQGVRAALCWNNELVELTRLHNNANILSIPARFVSLQQALGFVEVFLNTPFEGGRHQNRIEKIPTKCC